In a single window of the Serratia quinivorans genome:
- the sspA_1 gene encoding Stringent starvation protein A homolog → MKLIGSYTSPFVRKISVMLLEKGIAFEFVNDPPYEPDSRVVELNPLVKVPVLVADDGGVFYDSRVIAEYLELLPAAPAFLPADRAAALSIRQVEALADGVTEAAATLYRESQRASDKQDENWILRQRAKLTHGLDALEKLAQEKTLLNTETLTLADIATGCALGYLNFRRIMPNWCVERPALIKLAERLFARESFARTSPP, encoded by the coding sequence ATGAAGCTTATTGGCAGTTACACCAGCCCTTTTGTCCGCAAGATTTCCGTGATGCTGCTGGAAAAGGGCATCGCGTTCGAATTCGTTAACGATCCGCCGTATGAGCCGGACAGCCGGGTGGTGGAGCTGAATCCGCTCGTCAAGGTTCCGGTGCTGGTGGCTGACGACGGCGGCGTCTTTTACGACTCGCGGGTGATCGCCGAATACCTTGAACTGCTGCCTGCCGCCCCGGCATTTTTACCCGCCGATCGCGCGGCAGCATTGAGTATACGTCAGGTGGAAGCCCTGGCGGATGGCGTGACCGAGGCCGCCGCCACGCTGTATCGCGAGAGCCAGCGGGCGTCGGATAAACAGGACGAAAACTGGATCCTGCGCCAGCGCGCCAAGCTGACGCACGGGCTGGACGCGCTGGAAAAGCTGGCGCAGGAAAAAACGTTGTTGAACACCGAAACGCTGACGCTGGCGGATATCGCCACCGGCTGTGCGCTGGGTTATCTCAATTTCCGCCGTATCATGCCCAACTGGTGCGTCGAACGACCGGCGTTAATCAAACTGGCCGAGCGGCTGTTTGCCCGCGAAAGCTTTGCCCGCACCTCGCCCCCCTGA
- the fdoI_1 gene encoding Formate dehydrogenase-O subunit gamma, translating to MTPGVIISVQKCVFWAAIISLVLLLASGVVIWRPYFASSFPIPLIRIALLVHSLAAVGLIIVIMVHIYAALWVKGTITAMVEGWVPAAWAKKHHPRWYREVREKQQEDKP from the coding sequence GTGACACCGGGCGTTATAATTTCGGTCCAGAAGTGCGTATTCTGGGCGGCAATCATTAGTCTGGTGCTGTTGCTGGCCAGCGGTGTGGTGATCTGGCGGCCGTACTTTGCGTCGTCCTTCCCAATACCGCTGATCCGTATCGCGTTGCTGGTGCATTCGCTGGCGGCGGTGGGGCTTATCATTGTGATTATGGTGCATATTTACGCCGCGTTGTGGGTAAAAGGCACCATTACCGCGATGGTGGAAGGCTGGGTGCCGGCGGCCTGGGCTAAAAAACATCACCCGCGTTGGTACCGAGAGGTCCGCGAGAAACAACAGGAAGACAAACCCTGA
- a CDS encoding formate dehydrogenase accessory protein, producing the protein MNNINPDQHINDINETLLTGVTRSQVYQRGQLATAQQDWLAEEVPVALVYNGISHVVMMCTPKDLEAFALGFSLSEGIIESPRDIYSIEINQTCNGLGGAN; encoded by the coding sequence GTGAACAATATAAACCCAGACCAACATATCAATGATATCAATGAGACCTTGCTCACAGGGGTGACCCGGTCCCAGGTGTATCAACGCGGGCAACTCGCCACCGCACAGCAGGATTGGCTGGCGGAAGAAGTCCCGGTCGCACTGGTCTATAACGGCATTTCTCACGTGGTGATGATGTGCACTCCCAAAGATCTGGAGGCGTTCGCCCTGGGTTTTTCCCTGTCTGAAGGCATCATCGAGTCACCGCGCGATATTTACAGTATAGAGATTAACCAAACTTGTAACGGACTGGGAGGTGCAAATTGA
- the fdoI_2 gene encoding Formate dehydrogenase-O subunit gamma, with translation MKKEKRIQRYSAPERINHWIVAFCFVFAAISGLGFFFPSFNWLMNILGTPQLARILHPFVGVIMFAAFLLMFLRYWKHNLINREDIVWAKNIQKIVHERGSG, from the coding sequence ATGAAGAAGGAAAAGCGTATTCAGCGCTACAGCGCGCCGGAGCGGATTAACCACTGGATTGTGGCGTTCTGCTTTGTGTTCGCCGCCATTAGCGGGCTGGGGTTCTTTTTCCCCTCCTTCAACTGGTTGATGAACATTCTCGGCACGCCGCAGTTGGCGCGTATTCTGCACCCCTTCGTTGGGGTGATTATGTTTGCGGCCTTCCTGCTGATGTTCCTGCGCTACTGGAAGCATAACCTGATCAACCGCGAAGACATCGTCTGGGCCAAAAACATCCAAAAAATCGTCCATGAACGAGGAAGTGGGTGA
- the fdhE gene encoding formate dehydrogenase accessory protein FdhE yields MSIRIVPKEQLGAQREKSTTAETIPPLLFANLKSLYSRRAERLRKLATDNPLGDYLNFAAQLAEAQHHALHDNPLTLDLTEALQQGAASGKPPLDLSVFPRSEHWHKLLASLIAELRPQAPEHILAVLDNLEKASSHELELLADALLNQDFGKIGSEKAPFIWAALSLYWAQMAGLIPGKARAEYGEHRQFCPVCGSIPVSSVVHIGTVSGLRYLHCNLCESEWHVVRIKCSNCEQTRDLNYWSLDSELAAVKAESCGDCGTYLKILYQEKDPQVEAVADDLATLVLDAKMEDEGFARSSINPFLFPGS; encoded by the coding sequence ATGAGCATCCGCATTGTTCCTAAAGAGCAGTTAGGGGCACAGCGTGAGAAGTCCACAACGGCGGAAACCATCCCGCCGTTACTTTTCGCGAATCTGAAAAGCCTTTACAGCCGCCGTGCTGAGCGCTTGCGCAAGCTGGCGACCGACAACCCGCTGGGCGACTACCTGAACTTCGCCGCCCAACTGGCCGAGGCGCAGCATCACGCGCTGCACGACAACCCGCTGACGTTGGATCTGACCGAAGCGTTGCAGCAGGGCGCAGCCAGCGGCAAACCACCGCTGGATCTGAGCGTTTTTCCGCGCAGTGAACACTGGCACAAACTGCTGGCTTCGCTGATTGCCGAGTTGCGCCCGCAGGCGCCGGAGCACATTCTGGCGGTGCTGGATAACCTGGAAAAGGCCTCGTCGCACGAGCTGGAATTGCTGGCCGACGCCTTGCTTAACCAGGACTTCGGCAAGATTGGCAGCGAGAAAGCGCCGTTTATCTGGGCCGCGCTGTCGCTCTATTGGGCGCAGATGGCCGGTCTTATCCCCGGCAAGGCTCGCGCTGAATATGGCGAACACCGCCAGTTCTGCCCGGTGTGCGGCAGTATCCCGGTTTCCAGCGTGGTGCATATCGGCACCGTCAGCGGCCTGCGTTATTTGCACTGCAACCTGTGCGAAAGCGAATGGCACGTGGTGCGAATCAAATGCAGCAACTGCGAGCAGACTCGTGACCTCAACTACTGGTCGCTGGACAGCGAACTGGCAGCGGTAAAGGCGGAAAGTTGCGGTGACTGCGGCACTTACCTGAAGATTTTGTATCAGGAAAAAGACCCACAGGTTGAGGCGGTTGCCGACGATCTGGCCACGCTGGTGCTCGACGCCAAAATGGAAGATGAAGGCTTTGCCCGCAGCAGCATCAACCCGTTCCTGTTCCCGGGTTCGTAA
- the fdoH gene encoding Formate dehydrogenase-O subunit beta — MAMQSQDIIRKSATNGFTPAPRARDHQEEVAKLIDVTTCIGCKACQVACSEWNDIRDEIGSNVGVYDNPADLTAKSWTVMRFSEVEENGKLEWLIRKDGCMHCADPGCLKACPSEGAIIQYANGIVDFQSEHCIGCGYCIAGCPFDVPRMNKDDNRVYKCTLCVDRVDVGQEPACVKTCPTGAIHFGTKDAMKEIAAERVSELNTRGYQNAGLYDPAGVGGTHVMYVLHHADKPQLYHGLPDNPTISPAITFWKGVWKPLAAIGFAATFAASVFHYVGVGPNRVEEEDHDELHDEETRK; from the coding sequence ATGGCAATGCAATCTCAGGACATCATTCGTAAATCCGCCACCAATGGTTTCACGCCGGCGCCGCGCGCCCGTGACCACCAGGAGGAAGTGGCCAAACTGATCGATGTCACCACCTGTATCGGCTGCAAGGCCTGTCAGGTGGCCTGTTCCGAATGGAACGACATCCGCGATGAAATCGGCAGCAACGTCGGGGTGTACGATAACCCCGCCGATCTGACCGCCAAGTCGTGGACGGTGATGCGATTTTCCGAGGTGGAGGAAAACGGCAAGCTGGAGTGGCTGATCCGCAAGGACGGCTGCATGCACTGCGCCGATCCGGGCTGCCTGAAGGCCTGCCCGTCGGAAGGGGCCATCATCCAGTACGCCAACGGCATCGTCGATTTCCAGTCTGAACACTGCATCGGCTGCGGTTACTGCATCGCCGGTTGCCCGTTCGATGTGCCGCGCATGAACAAGGACGACAACCGGGTGTACAAGTGCACCCTGTGCGTCGATCGGGTTGATGTCGGCCAGGAACCGGCCTGTGTGAAGACCTGTCCGACCGGGGCCATCCATTTCGGCACCAAGGACGCCATGAAGGAAATCGCCGCCGAGCGCGTCAGCGAGCTGAACACCCGTGGTTATCAGAACGCCGGTCTGTACGATCCGGCGGGCGTGGGCGGCACCCACGTGATGTATGTGCTGCACCATGCCGACAAGCCGCAGCTGTATCACGGTTTGCCGGATAACCCGACCATCAGCCCGGCAATCACGTTCTGGAAAGGCGTGTGGAAACCCCTGGCGGCCATCGGCTTTGCCGCCACCTTCGCAGCGAGCGTGTTCCACTATGTCGGCGTCGGTCCTAACCGCGTCGAAGAGGAAGACCACGACGAGCTGCACGATGAGGAGACGCGCAAATGA
- the dcrB_2 gene encoding Uncharacterised protein: MLKTIAKFTAVAVLAIGLAACDNKDDTKPEVPKPDTKPVVTQPAPTPPVVETKPAPPPGLKVSMQKGKITFELPSGFSDQTENSGIINDSKSTIQRFLDGKSRQSTVSSEVIPPDDMKLNSSDKMLKDLTQSMITELADRYQNIQTTKEENFTVGKQKFRRVDTEQSINGQKVVSTIMLTVLNKRVVTLQMLSPAKTPEAHQALVQQIIDTLTVN, translated from the coding sequence ATGTTGAAGACCATTGCGAAATTTACGGCGGTTGCCGTATTGGCCATCGGACTGGCGGCCTGTGACAACAAGGACGATACCAAACCGGAAGTGCCAAAACCGGATACCAAACCGGTCGTCACGCAGCCTGCACCGACACCGCCGGTGGTGGAGACAAAACCCGCACCGCCTCCGGGCCTGAAAGTCTCGATGCAAAAGGGCAAGATCACCTTTGAATTGCCATCGGGCTTTAGCGATCAGACCGAGAACAGCGGCATCATCAACGACAGCAAGTCCACCATTCAGCGCTTCCTGGACGGCAAATCGCGCCAGAGCACCGTCTCTTCTGAAGTGATCCCGCCTGACGACATGAAGCTCAACAGCAGCGATAAAATGCTCAAAGATCTGACGCAGAGCATGATTACCGAGCTGGCAGACCGTTATCAAAATATCCAGACCACCAAAGAAGAGAACTTCACCGTCGGTAAGCAGAAATTCCGCCGGGTGGACACCGAGCAGAGCATCAACGGGCAGAAGGTGGTGTCTACCATCATGCTGACGGTGCTCAACAAGCGGGTGGTGACGCTGCAAATGCTGTCGCCGGCCAAAACGCCGGAGGCGCATCAGGCGCTGGTTCAGCAGATTATCGACACGCTGACGGTGAACTAA